In Juglans regia cultivar Chandler chromosome 13, Walnut 2.0, whole genome shotgun sequence, the following proteins share a genomic window:
- the LOC109007669 gene encoding putative lipid phosphate phosphatase 3, chloroplastic isoform X2 — MAWRAVASLCSFGNFRSIFQQRRTEEVELGAHTIKSHGAVLARNHRHDWLILLLLAGIEIVLFIIHPFYRFVGKDMMTDLKYPLKDSTVPVWAVPMYAVLLPIAIFLFFYFRRRNVYDLHHSILGLLFAVLITGVITDAIKNAVGRPRPDFFYRCFPDGNELYDQLGDVVCHGKDGDIKEGHKSFPSGHTSCLGFLSLYLSGKIQVFDRRGHAAKLCIVILPLLVASLVGISRVDDYWHHWQDVFAGGVLGLVVAAFCYRQFFPPPYDNDGWGPYAYFLALEESRTNTNTVYHMDALNVQATGIQVVNQQARQNGNEAFALNGHLSSSLDEMESGRR; from the exons ATGGCGTGGAGGGCTGTAGCATCGCTTTGTTCCTTTGGGAATTTCCGCAGTATCTTTCAG CAGCGAAGAACGGAAGAGGTGGAGCTTGGGGCGCACACCATCAAATCTCATGGTGCGGTACTTGCTAGGAATCACAGGCATGATTGGCTTATATTGCTGCTTCTTGCTGGGATagaaatagttttatttatcattcatccGTTTTATCGCTTTGTGGGAAAGGATATGATGACAGACCTCAAATATCCCTTGAAAGACAGCACAGTTCCCGTATGGGCTGTTCCT ATGTATGCTGTTTTGTTGCCTATTgccattttccttttcttttactttcgTAGGAGAAATGTCTACGATCTGCACCACAGCATTCTTG GTCTTTTATTTGCTGTGCTGATTACTGGGGTTATTACGGATGCAATAAAGAATGCAGTTGGTAGGCCTCGACCAGACTTCTTTTATCGCTGCTTTCCTGATGGAAATGAA cTCTACGATCAATTGGGCGACGTGGTGTGTCATGGTAAAGATGGTGACATCAAGGAAGGACACAAGAGTTTCCCAAGCGGGCATACTTCAT GTTTAGGTTTTCTGTCATTATACCTGTCTGGAAAAATTCAAGTATTTGATCGCAGAGGGCATGCGGCAAAACTATGCATTGTTATTCTTCCACTGCTCGTTGCATCCCTTGTTGGCATCTCACGGGTTGATGACTACTGGCACCATTGGCAAGACGTATTTGCTGGAGGTGTTCTAG GTCTAGTTGTGGCAGCGTTTTGCTATCGGCAGTTTTTCCCACCCCCTTATGATAACGATG GATGGGGCCCTTATGCATATTTCCTAGCATTGGAGGAATCACGTACCAATACAAACACGGTGTATCATATGGATGCGCTTAATGTGCAGGCTACGGGAATTCAGGTCGTGAATCAACAGGCAAGACAAAATGGAAACGAGGCATTTGCTTTGAATGGACATCTGAGCTCATCGCTGGATGAAATGGAATCAGGGAGGAGGTGA
- the LOC109007687 gene encoding lipid phosphate phosphatase 2-like, producing the protein MPEAQLGAHTIRSHGVAVARLHMHDWLSLVLLVVIDLILNFIEPFHRFVGEGMMMDLRYPLKGNTVPFWAVPILGILLPFIVILIYYFIRRDVYDLHQAVLGLLFSVLITAVITDAIKDGVGRPRPDFFWRCFPDGKAFFDPVTRKVLCTGIKSVIKEGHKSFPSGHTSWSFAGLGFLAWYLSGKFRAFDHRGHVAKLCIVFMPILLAVLVGVSRVDDYWHHWQDVFAGGLLGMTIASFCYLQFFPPPYDVDGWGPHAYFQTLIESPNGIQSSTTNANSLNVLQSELTSAYMRPQHGLGISEIGTRDSSPMLDALENGRRLEILN; encoded by the exons ATGCCAGAAGCTCAATTGGGTGCTCACACAATAAGATCACATGGTGTTGCAGTGGCAAGACTACATATGCATGATTGGCTAAGTCTTGTGCTTCTTGTGGTGATAGACCTCATTTTAAACTTTATAGAACCATTTCATCGCTTTGTCGGAGAGGGAATGATGATGGACCTCAGATACCCATTGAAAGGCAATACTGTTCCCTTTTGGGCTGTTCCA ATTCTTGGGATATTGTTGCCTTTTATTGTCATTTTAATCTACTACTTCATCAGAAGGGATGTTTACGATCTGCATCAAGCTGTATTGG GTCTTCTATTTTCTGTACTTATAACTGCAGTTATAACCGATGCAATCAAAGATGGAGTTGGTCGTCCACGTCCAGACTTCTTTTGGCGCTGTTTCCCTGATGGCAAAGCG TTCTTTGATCCTGTCACAAGGAAAGTTCTGTGTACTGGGATTAAGAGTGTCATTAAGGAAGGACACAAAAGTTTCCCAAGTGGGCATACATCTT GGTCCTTCGCAGGTCTTGGCTTTCTTGCTTGGTATTTGTCAGGGAAATTCAGGGCATTTGATCATAGGGGCCATGTTGCAAAACTTTGTATTGTTTTCATGCCAATACTGCTTGCAGTTCTAGTGGGGGTTTCACGAGTTGATGACTATTGGCATCACTGGCAAGACGTATTTGCTGGAGGTCTTCTAG GGATGACAATTGCTTCATTTTGTTATTTGCAATTCTTTCCACCCCCATATGACGTAGATG GTTGGGGACCTCATGCGTATTTCCAGACATTAATAGAGTCTCCAAATGGGATTCAGTCCTCGACAACAAATGCGAATAGTCTTAACGTGCTGCAATCAGAACTTACAAGTGCATACATGCGACCTCAGCACGGCCTTGGAATATCAGAAATCGGTACCAGGGACTCAAGCCCTATGCTGGATGCATTAGAAAATGGGAGGAGACTGGAGATCCTGAATTAA
- the LOC109007525 gene encoding uncharacterized protein LOC109007525, with the protein MEIVNPSAYYENLKRYWRRRRYQRLNGENYSNKRKLKITRLGGSGRRRQWRIRSTPKLRLSFIVSPIKLLAKFHDSYVNMMLRLAGNVGKSNSVDLFGGKRVPKGRQISMVSGGEEVDGRLVMEIYKRIASTREIAAF; encoded by the coding sequence ATGGAGATCGTTAATCCTTCTGCATATTATGAAAACTTGAAGAGGTATTGGAGAAGGAGAAGATACCAAAGGCTAAATGGTGAAAATTATAGCAATAAAAGGAAGCTCAAGATTACAAGGCTTGGGGGTTCTGGTCGCCGGCGGCAATGGAGGATAAGATCCACCCCAAAGCTGAGGTTGAGCTTTATTGTTTCACCCATTAAGCTTTTGGCGAAATTCCACGATTCCTATGTTAACATGATGCTTCGTTTGGCTGGCAATGTTGGCAAGTCAAACAGTGTTGATTTGTTTGGAGGAAAGAGGGTTCCCAAAGGCCGACAGATTTCCATGGTCTCTGGGGGTGAGGAAGTTGACGGCAGGTTGGTGATGGAAATCTATAAAAGGATAGCGTCTACTCGGGAAATTGCTGCCTTTTAA
- the LOC109007679 gene encoding amino-acid permease BAT1 homolog isoform X3, whose protein sequence is MGLDHENGNVLIDSGHTRLHELGYKQELKRDLSVISNFAFSFSIISVLTGVTTLYNTGLKFGGPVSFAYGWLIAGTFTMFVGFSMAEICSSFPTSGGLYYWSAKLAGRGWAPFASWITGWFNIVGQWAVTTSVDFSLAQLIQVIILLSTGGKNGGGYEASKYLVIGFHGGILFLHAIINSLPISWLSLFGQLAAGWNIVGVFVLMILIPCVATERASAKFVFTHFNTDNGDGINNKLYIFILGLLMSQYTLTGYDASAHMTEETKNADKNGPRGIISSIGISIIVGWGYILGITFAVTNISYLLDETNDAGGYAIAEIFYLAFKNRYGNGVGGIICLGVVAVAIFFCGMSSVTSNSRMAYAFSRDGAMPFSSVWHKVNKQEVPINAVWLSAFISFCMALTSLGSLVAFQAMVSIATIGLYIAYALPIFFRVTLARKSFIPGPFNLGRYGIIVGWVAVLWVVTISVLFSLPVAYPITNETLNYTPVAVGCLFVLTVSSWIFSARHWFRGPITNVDT, encoded by the exons ATGGGTTTGGATCATGAAAATGGAAACGTCTTGATTGATTCAGGGCATACCCGTCTCCATGAGCTCGGTTACAAACAAGAGCTCAAGCGTGATCTCTC GGTGATTTCCAACTTTGcgttttcattttctatcaTCTCTGTGCTTACTGGTGTAACCACCCTTTACAACACTGGGTTAAAGTTTGGTGGGCCAGTGTCTTTTGCTTATGGCTGGTTAATAGCCGGGACTTTCACCATGTTTGTTGGGTTTTCCATGGCTGAGATCTGTTCCTCTTTCCCAACGTCTGGGGGTCTCTACTATTGGAGCGCTAAGCTTGCTGGCCGAGGCTGGGCACCTTTTGCCTCATGGATAACTGGCTG GTTTAACATTGTTGGTCAG TGGGCTGTTACAACGAGTGTAGATTTTTCACTTGCACAGCTGATTCAAGTGATCATTCTACTTAGCACAGGTGGGAAGAATGGAGGTGGATATGAGGCATCTAAATATCTTGTTATAGGTTTCCACGGGGGAATTTTATTCCTACATGCTATCATTAACAGTCTTCCAATCTCTTGGTTATCTTTATTTGGACAGTTAGCTGCAGGATGGAACATTGTAG GTGTATTTGTTCTTATGATTCTCATTCCCTGTGTTGCAACGGAAAGGGCTAGTGCCAAGTTCGTTTTCACTCACTTCAACACCGATAATGGTGATGGaatcaataataaattatacatattcATTCTGGGCCTTCTAATGAGTCAGTACACGCTTACTGGGTATGATGCCTCTGCTCATATG ACAGAGGAAACTAAGAATGCTGATAAGAATGGACCAAGAGGAATAATAAGCTCCATTGGGATATCTATTATTGTTGGATGGGGTTACATACTTGGAATCACCTTTGCAGTAACTAACATTTCCTACCTTCTAGATGAAACCAATGATGCCGGTGGTTATGCCATTGCTGAAATATTCTACCTAGCATTTAAGAATAGATATGGCAATGGAGTTGGGGGAATTATTTGCTTGGGAGTGGTTGCCGTCGCCATATTTTTCTGTGGTATGAGTTCAGTTACTAGCAACTCAAG GATGGCTTATGCTTTCTCTAGAGATGGAGCCATGccattttcatcagtttggCATAAAGTGAACAAGCAGGAGGTCCCCATAAATGCAGTGTGGCTCTCTGCCTTTATATCATTTTGCATGGCACTGACG TCTCTTGGGAGCTTAGTGGCATTTCAGGCTATGGTATCCATAGCAACTATAGGACTGTACATTGCTTATGCCCTGCCCATCTTCTTCAGAGTGACTTTAGCACGCAAGTCATTCATCCCGGGACCCTTCAATTTGGGTCGCTATGGAATCATTGTTGGATGGGTTGCCGTTCTTTGGGTGGTAACCATCTCAGTTCTCTTCTCCTTGCCTGTAGCCTATCCCATTACCAATGAGACTCTAAACTATACTCCTGTAGCAGTTGGCTGTTTGTTTGTCCTTACCGTTTCTTCTTGGATCTTCAGTGCTCGTCACTGGTTTAGAGGTCCTATAACCAATGTAGATACCTGA
- the LOC109007697 gene encoding uncharacterized protein LOC109007697, giving the protein MADSTEELEPLFDYSRVQLLNFVCLDDDDDANASQALSSKRRKISEPIVVEDVEENPKVIHIVDSDKKEELDWLTPPPKVSTDIQKMIQEDPTIMNLRLKKQELVSFAQSAEDVLRAVEESAKRELGNSIQSSLKTVADQSSKPFGKRVKIVISIQDKNGLKQFRMYMDDHFERLFKMYADKVKLDIQSLVFCFDGNKISPAETPDGLGMEDNDIIEVHVKPS; this is encoded by the exons ATG GCAGATTCCACCGAAGAACTCGAGCCCCTATTCGATTACAGCCGCGTTCAGCTTCTCAATTTCGTGTGCCTCGACG atgatgatgatgcgaATGCGTCTCAAGCTTTATCCTCTAAACGGAGGAAGATTTCCGAACCTATT GTTGTCGAGGATGTGGAGGAAAATCCGAAGGTAATACATATTGTGGACTCTGACAAAAAGGAAGAGTTGGATTGGCTAACTCCTCCACCAAAGGTTTCAACCGATATTCAGAAGATGATTCAGGAGGATCCTACCATCATGAATCTAAG GTTAAAGAAGCAAGAGCTCGTGTCATTTGCACAATCAGCTGAAGATGTGTTGCGAGCTGTGGAGGAGTCTGCAAAAAGAGAACTTGGCAATTCAATTCAATCTTCTTTGAAGACTGTCGCTGACCAATCATCAAAGCCTTTCGGTAAAAGAGTTAAGATAGTTATTTCAATTCAAGACAAGAACGGGCTGAAGCAATTTCGCATGTACATG GATGACCACTTTGAGCGGCTCTTCAAAATGTATGCAGATAAAGTTAAGCTTGACATACAGAgcttagtattttgttttgatgggAATAAAATAAGTCCAGCAGAAACCCCTGATGGCCTTGGTATGGAGGACAATGACATTATTGAGGTACATGTAAAGCCAAGCTGA
- the LOC109007679 gene encoding amino-acid permease BAT1 homolog isoform X1 produces the protein MEGNIRISEDGGSCYHPLPDSADSIVSDDDRLQQLGYKRQLTRGLSAIANFSVTFSIISVLTGLTTTYGTGLTYGGTVTMVYGWPIVGMLTMVVGASMAEICSAFPTSGGLYFWSAKLCGNDWGPFASWLTGWVISNFAFSFSIISVLTGVTTLYNTGLKFGGPVSFAYGWLIAGTFTMFVGFSMAEICSSFPTSGGLYYWSAKLAGRGWAPFASWITGWFNIVGQWAVTTSVDFSLAQLIQVIILLSTGGKNGGGYEASKYLVIGFHGGILFLHAIINSLPISWLSLFGQLAAGWNIVGVFVLMILIPCVATERASAKFVFTHFNTDNGDGINNKLYIFILGLLMSQYTLTGYDASAHMTEETKNADKNGPRGIISSIGISIIVGWGYILGITFAVTNISYLLDETNDAGGYAIAEIFYLAFKNRYGNGVGGIICLGVVAVAIFFCGMSSVTSNSRMAYAFSRDGAMPFSSVWHKVNKQEVPINAVWLSAFISFCMALTSLGSLVAFQAMVSIATIGLYIAYALPIFFRVTLARKSFIPGPFNLGRYGIIVGWVAVLWVVTISVLFSLPVAYPITNETLNYTPVAVGCLFVLTVSSWIFSARHWFRGPITNVDT, from the exons atggaaggTAACATTCGAATTAGTGAAGACGGAGGCTCTTGCTATCACCCTCTTCCAGACTCTGCAGACTCCATTGTTTCCGATGATGACCGCTTGCAGCAGCTCGGTTACAAGCGTCAACTCACCCGGGGCCTCTC GGCAATAGCAAATTTCTCGGTGACCTTCTCCATAATATCAGTGCTAACGGGTCTGACGACGACGTACGGTACGGGTCTCACGTACGGTGGGACGGTTACAATGGTATACGGGTGGCCAATTGTGGGGATGCTGACTATGGTTGTGGGTGCGTCCATGGCTGAGATTTGCTCTGCTTTCCCTACTTCTGGTGGACTCTACTTTTGGAGCGCCAAGCTCTGCGGCAATGACTGGGGCCCCTTCGCCTCTTGGCTCACTGGCTG GGTGATTTCCAACTTTGcgttttcattttctatcaTCTCTGTGCTTACTGGTGTAACCACCCTTTACAACACTGGGTTAAAGTTTGGTGGGCCAGTGTCTTTTGCTTATGGCTGGTTAATAGCCGGGACTTTCACCATGTTTGTTGGGTTTTCCATGGCTGAGATCTGTTCCTCTTTCCCAACGTCTGGGGGTCTCTACTATTGGAGCGCTAAGCTTGCTGGCCGAGGCTGGGCACCTTTTGCCTCATGGATAACTGGCTG GTTTAACATTGTTGGTCAG TGGGCTGTTACAACGAGTGTAGATTTTTCACTTGCACAGCTGATTCAAGTGATCATTCTACTTAGCACAGGTGGGAAGAATGGAGGTGGATATGAGGCATCTAAATATCTTGTTATAGGTTTCCACGGGGGAATTTTATTCCTACATGCTATCATTAACAGTCTTCCAATCTCTTGGTTATCTTTATTTGGACAGTTAGCTGCAGGATGGAACATTGTAG GTGTATTTGTTCTTATGATTCTCATTCCCTGTGTTGCAACGGAAAGGGCTAGTGCCAAGTTCGTTTTCACTCACTTCAACACCGATAATGGTGATGGaatcaataataaattatacatattcATTCTGGGCCTTCTAATGAGTCAGTACACGCTTACTGGGTATGATGCCTCTGCTCATATG ACAGAGGAAACTAAGAATGCTGATAAGAATGGACCAAGAGGAATAATAAGCTCCATTGGGATATCTATTATTGTTGGATGGGGTTACATACTTGGAATCACCTTTGCAGTAACTAACATTTCCTACCTTCTAGATGAAACCAATGATGCCGGTGGTTATGCCATTGCTGAAATATTCTACCTAGCATTTAAGAATAGATATGGCAATGGAGTTGGGGGAATTATTTGCTTGGGAGTGGTTGCCGTCGCCATATTTTTCTGTGGTATGAGTTCAGTTACTAGCAACTCAAG GATGGCTTATGCTTTCTCTAGAGATGGAGCCATGccattttcatcagtttggCATAAAGTGAACAAGCAGGAGGTCCCCATAAATGCAGTGTGGCTCTCTGCCTTTATATCATTTTGCATGGCACTGACG TCTCTTGGGAGCTTAGTGGCATTTCAGGCTATGGTATCCATAGCAACTATAGGACTGTACATTGCTTATGCCCTGCCCATCTTCTTCAGAGTGACTTTAGCACGCAAGTCATTCATCCCGGGACCCTTCAATTTGGGTCGCTATGGAATCATTGTTGGATGGGTTGCCGTTCTTTGGGTGGTAACCATCTCAGTTCTCTTCTCCTTGCCTGTAGCCTATCCCATTACCAATGAGACTCTAAACTATACTCCTGTAGCAGTTGGCTGTTTGTTTGTCCTTACCGTTTCTTCTTGGATCTTCAGTGCTCGTCACTGGTTTAGAGGTCCTATAACCAATGTAGATACCTGA
- the LOC109007669 gene encoding lipid phosphate phosphatase 1-like isoform X1 → MAWRAVASLCSFGNFRSIFQQRRTEEVELGAHTIKSHGAVLARNHRHDWLILLLLAGIEIVLFIIHPFYRFVGKDMMTDLKYPLKDSTVPVWAVPMYAVLLPIAIFLFFYFRRRNVYDLHHSILGLLFAVLITGVITDAIKNAVGRPRPDFFYRCFPDGNELYDQLGDVVCHGKDGDIKEGHKSFPSGHTSWSFAGLGFLSLYLSGKIQVFDRRGHAAKLCIVILPLLVASLVGISRVDDYWHHWQDVFAGGVLGLVVAAFCYRQFFPPPYDNDGWGPYAYFLALEESRTNTNTVYHMDALNVQATGIQVVNQQARQNGNEAFALNGHLSSSLDEMESGRR, encoded by the exons ATGGCGTGGAGGGCTGTAGCATCGCTTTGTTCCTTTGGGAATTTCCGCAGTATCTTTCAG CAGCGAAGAACGGAAGAGGTGGAGCTTGGGGCGCACACCATCAAATCTCATGGTGCGGTACTTGCTAGGAATCACAGGCATGATTGGCTTATATTGCTGCTTCTTGCTGGGATagaaatagttttatttatcattcatccGTTTTATCGCTTTGTGGGAAAGGATATGATGACAGACCTCAAATATCCCTTGAAAGACAGCACAGTTCCCGTATGGGCTGTTCCT ATGTATGCTGTTTTGTTGCCTATTgccattttccttttcttttactttcgTAGGAGAAATGTCTACGATCTGCACCACAGCATTCTTG GTCTTTTATTTGCTGTGCTGATTACTGGGGTTATTACGGATGCAATAAAGAATGCAGTTGGTAGGCCTCGACCAGACTTCTTTTATCGCTGCTTTCCTGATGGAAATGAA cTCTACGATCAATTGGGCGACGTGGTGTGTCATGGTAAAGATGGTGACATCAAGGAAGGACACAAGAGTTTCCCAAGCGGGCATACTTCAT GGTCCTTTGCAGGTTTAGGTTTTCTGTCATTATACCTGTCTGGAAAAATTCAAGTATTTGATCGCAGAGGGCATGCGGCAAAACTATGCATTGTTATTCTTCCACTGCTCGTTGCATCCCTTGTTGGCATCTCACGGGTTGATGACTACTGGCACCATTGGCAAGACGTATTTGCTGGAGGTGTTCTAG GTCTAGTTGTGGCAGCGTTTTGCTATCGGCAGTTTTTCCCACCCCCTTATGATAACGATG GATGGGGCCCTTATGCATATTTCCTAGCATTGGAGGAATCACGTACCAATACAAACACGGTGTATCATATGGATGCGCTTAATGTGCAGGCTACGGGAATTCAGGTCGTGAATCAACAGGCAAGACAAAATGGAAACGAGGCATTTGCTTTGAATGGACATCTGAGCTCATCGCTGGATGAAATGGAATCAGGGAGGAGGTGA
- the LOC109007679 gene encoding amino-acid permease BAT1 homolog isoform X2 has protein sequence MEGNIRISEDGGSCYHPLPDSADSIVSDDDRLQQLGYKRQLTRGLSAIANFSVTFSIISVLTGLTTTYGTGLTYGGTVTMVYGWPIVGMLTMVVGASMAEICSAFPTSGGLYFWSAKLCGNDWGPFASWLTGWFNIVGQWAVTTSVDFSLAQLIQVIILLSTGGKNGGGYEASKYLVIGFHGGILFLHAIINSLPISWLSLFGQLAAGWNIVGVFVLMILIPCVATERASAKFVFTHFNTDNGDGINNKLYIFILGLLMSQYTLTGYDASAHMTEETKNADKNGPRGIISSIGISIIVGWGYILGITFAVTNISYLLDETNDAGGYAIAEIFYLAFKNRYGNGVGGIICLGVVAVAIFFCGMSSVTSNSRMAYAFSRDGAMPFSSVWHKVNKQEVPINAVWLSAFISFCMALTSLGSLVAFQAMVSIATIGLYIAYALPIFFRVTLARKSFIPGPFNLGRYGIIVGWVAVLWVVTISVLFSLPVAYPITNETLNYTPVAVGCLFVLTVSSWIFSARHWFRGPITNVDT, from the exons atggaaggTAACATTCGAATTAGTGAAGACGGAGGCTCTTGCTATCACCCTCTTCCAGACTCTGCAGACTCCATTGTTTCCGATGATGACCGCTTGCAGCAGCTCGGTTACAAGCGTCAACTCACCCGGGGCCTCTC GGCAATAGCAAATTTCTCGGTGACCTTCTCCATAATATCAGTGCTAACGGGTCTGACGACGACGTACGGTACGGGTCTCACGTACGGTGGGACGGTTACAATGGTATACGGGTGGCCAATTGTGGGGATGCTGACTATGGTTGTGGGTGCGTCCATGGCTGAGATTTGCTCTGCTTTCCCTACTTCTGGTGGACTCTACTTTTGGAGCGCCAAGCTCTGCGGCAATGACTGGGGCCCCTTCGCCTCTTGGCTCACTGGCTG GTTTAACATTGTTGGTCAG TGGGCTGTTACAACGAGTGTAGATTTTTCACTTGCACAGCTGATTCAAGTGATCATTCTACTTAGCACAGGTGGGAAGAATGGAGGTGGATATGAGGCATCTAAATATCTTGTTATAGGTTTCCACGGGGGAATTTTATTCCTACATGCTATCATTAACAGTCTTCCAATCTCTTGGTTATCTTTATTTGGACAGTTAGCTGCAGGATGGAACATTGTAG GTGTATTTGTTCTTATGATTCTCATTCCCTGTGTTGCAACGGAAAGGGCTAGTGCCAAGTTCGTTTTCACTCACTTCAACACCGATAATGGTGATGGaatcaataataaattatacatattcATTCTGGGCCTTCTAATGAGTCAGTACACGCTTACTGGGTATGATGCCTCTGCTCATATG ACAGAGGAAACTAAGAATGCTGATAAGAATGGACCAAGAGGAATAATAAGCTCCATTGGGATATCTATTATTGTTGGATGGGGTTACATACTTGGAATCACCTTTGCAGTAACTAACATTTCCTACCTTCTAGATGAAACCAATGATGCCGGTGGTTATGCCATTGCTGAAATATTCTACCTAGCATTTAAGAATAGATATGGCAATGGAGTTGGGGGAATTATTTGCTTGGGAGTGGTTGCCGTCGCCATATTTTTCTGTGGTATGAGTTCAGTTACTAGCAACTCAAG GATGGCTTATGCTTTCTCTAGAGATGGAGCCATGccattttcatcagtttggCATAAAGTGAACAAGCAGGAGGTCCCCATAAATGCAGTGTGGCTCTCTGCCTTTATATCATTTTGCATGGCACTGACG TCTCTTGGGAGCTTAGTGGCATTTCAGGCTATGGTATCCATAGCAACTATAGGACTGTACATTGCTTATGCCCTGCCCATCTTCTTCAGAGTGACTTTAGCACGCAAGTCATTCATCCCGGGACCCTTCAATTTGGGTCGCTATGGAATCATTGTTGGATGGGTTGCCGTTCTTTGGGTGGTAACCATCTCAGTTCTCTTCTCCTTGCCTGTAGCCTATCCCATTACCAATGAGACTCTAAACTATACTCCTGTAGCAGTTGGCTGTTTGTTTGTCCTTACCGTTTCTTCTTGGATCTTCAGTGCTCGTCACTGGTTTAGAGGTCCTATAACCAATGTAGATACCTGA